Part of the Pseudodesulfovibrio hydrargyri genome is shown below.
CTGTATCAGGCCGGCGTTTCCCGCATCGAGATCGAGCGGGCCGGCGGCAAGATTCGCCTGATCATCCACACCGCGCGTCCCGGTATCGTCATCGGCCGCAAGGGTGTTGAGATAGAAAAGCTGCGCGAGGAATTGCGCGGCAAGTTTCAAACCGAGTTCACCATTGAGGTCAACGAGATCCGTCGACCGGAGGTTGAAGCTCAGCTCGTAGCTGAGAACATTGCCCAGCAGCTCGAACGTCGAATTGCCTTCCGCCGTGCCATGAAGCGTACGGTGGGCCTTGCCAGGAAATTCGGCGCCGAGGGTATCAAAGTCGCTTGTGCCGGCCGTCTGGCCGGAGCTGAAATCGCTCGCGGCGAATGGTACCGTGATGGGCGTGTGCCCCTGCACACCCTTCGTGCCGACATCGACTACGGTTTTGCCGAGGCGGCCACCACCTACGGCGTGATCGGGGTCAAGGTCTGGATCTTCAAAGGTGAGATTCTGGACAAAGAGGTACAACAGTAATGCTTGCTCCAAAAAGAGTTAAATTCAGAAAATGGCAGAAAGGCCGACTCAGAGGCAAGGCCCAACGGGGTAACATGGTGTCCTTCGGCGATATCGGGCTGAAGGCATTGGAGCACGGAAAGATCACCAACCAGCAGATTGAGTCCGCTCGTGTCGCCATCATGCGCCACATCAAGCGCGGCGGTAAGGTCTGGATACGCATCTTCCCTGATCACCCCACCACCTCCAAGCCCGCGGAAGTCCGTCAGGGCAAGGGTAAAGGCGCTCCCGACGGTTGGGTCGCGCCGGTGAAACCGGGCCGTATCATGTACGAAGTGAAGGGCGTCGACATCGAGCTTGCCAAGGAAGCCCTCAAGCGCGCTTCCTACAAGCTGCCGATCAAGACGGCCATCGTTGTGAAGGAGGGTCTGTAAGATGACTTCCAAGGAACTTCGTGAACTGGACGACGCCAAACTGGCTGAGAAGCTGAATGAATCCCGCCACGAGCTGTTCTCCATGCGTTTCAAGCATGCGACGGCTCAGCTGGAAAACACTCAGGCCCTCTCCGGCGTCAAGAAGACCATCGCCCGTATCCTGACTATTCAGCGGGAACGACAGGGAGCGTAAGAAATGGCTGAGTTCAAATACCAAGGCAACAAGCGCCTGCTGACCGGCCTGGTCATCTCCGACAAAGGCGACAAGACCATCGTCGTCCGCGTCGAGACCCTGGTGAAGCATCCGCTGCTGAAGAAGTACATCCGCCGCCGCAAGAAGTTCATGGCCCATGATCCGGCCAACGACTGCGGTGTCGGCGATACGGTGCAGATTGTCGAGTCGAGGCCCATGTCCAAGCGCAAGCGCTGGCACCTGGTGAAGATCCTCGAAAAGGCCGTCTAGGGATTAGGAGGAAATCATATGATCCAGGTTGAATCCAATCTCGACGTGGCTGACAACTCCGGAGCCAAGAAGGTCGCCTGCATTAAGGTCCTCGGCGGTTCCAAGCGCCGTTACGCCAGCGTCGGAGATATTATCGTAGTGTCCGTCAAGGAGGCCATGCCCCACTCCAAAGTGAAGAAGGGCTCGGTCATGAAGGCGGTTGTCGTTCGCACCAAGAAGGAACTCGGTCGTCCCGACGGTTCCTTCATCAAGTTCGACAACAACTCCGCCGTGCTGCTCAACAACAACATGGAGCCTGTGGGGACCCGTATCTTCGGTCCCGTGGCCCGTGAATTGCGCGCCGCCGGTTTCATGAAGATCGTTTCCCTCGCTCCCGAGGTTCTGTAAGGAAATGACGATGAAGACTAAAATCCGTAAAGACGACAAGGTCATGGTCATCGCCGGGAAGGACAAGGGAAAGGTCGGCAAGGTCTTGAAGATCCTCAAGAAGCAGGACAAGGTCCTGGTCGAGAAGGTCAATATGGTCCAACGCCATACCAAGGCCAATCCGTATGCCCAGCAGCCCGGCGGCATTATCGAGAAGGAAGCCCCTATCCATGTATCCAATGTGGCTATCGTGTGCGACGCCTGCACCAAGCCCACGCGGGTAGGGTACAAGAAGACTGAAGACGGCAAGAAGGTGCGCTTCTGCAAGAAGTGCAACGAGACCTTCAAATAGGTATCAGTATGACACGTCTCGAAAAGTTGTATAACGAAAAGGTCGTCCCCGAGCTCCAGAAGGAGTACGGTTACACCTCGTCCATGGAGATCCCGAGAATGACGAAGATCTCCCTGAACATCGGTCTCGGTGCTGCCAGCCAGAACAGCAAGCTCATCGAAGCCGCCGTCGAGGAACTGACCGCCATCGCCGGCCAGAAGGCCGTGGTCACCCTGGCCAAGAAGTCCATCGCCCAGTTCAAACTGCGCGAGGGCCAGCCGGTCGGTTGCCGCGTCACCCTGCGCGACGATGCCATGTGGGACTTTTATGACAAGCTCGTGAGCTTCGCACTGCCTCGGGTCCGCGACTTCCGCGGCATCCCCGACCGCGGTTTCGACGGCCGCGGCAACTTCACCCTTGGCATCAAGGAACACACCATCTTCCCCGAGCTCGACATCGACCGCGTGGAACTGGTGAAGGGCATGAACGTGACCGTGACCACCACGGCCAAGACCGACAAGGAAGGCAAGACCCTTCTTGACCTCCTTGGCATGCCCTTTAAAAAGTAGGAGGACGGAAAGTGGCCAAAACAAGCTTACGCGTTAAGGCAAGCCGCAAACCCAAGTTCAAGGTCCGCGCTTACAATCGGTGCCCGATTTGTGGCCGTCCTCGGGCTTTTCTGAGGCGGTACGGAATCTGCCGTATCTGCTTCCGCAACAAGGCTCTCGCCGGCGAACTGCCCGGCGTCCGCAAGGCGAGCTGGTAATTAAGGAGAAATGAAATGGCTGTTGTTGATCCTGTAGCCGACATGTTGACCCGCATCCGGAATGCGTACGGCGCCTATCACACCGCTGTCGCAGTGCCGACTTCCAAGATGAAGTCCTCCATCGCGGGTATCCTGAAGGAAGAAGGTTATATCGCCGACTACGCTGTCGAGGACAGGGACATCAGTATTACGCTCAAGTACGCTGACGGCAAACCGCTCATTACTGGCCTGAAGAAGGTCAGCAAGCCCGGTCGCCGCGTGTACGTTGGTGCTTCTGATATCCCCCGTGTCCAGAACGGCATCGGTATTTGTATCGTGTCCACCTCCAAAGGGCTGCTTGAAGGCGCCAAGGCCAAAGAGGCCAATGTCGGCGGCGAGCTGCTCTGCGAAATCTGGTAAAGAGGTTCCGTTATGTCTCGTATAGGAAAGAATCCCATCGACATCCCCGCGGGTGTCGAGGTGTCTGTCGGAGCCTCCGAAATCCAGGTCAAGGGTCCCAAGGGAACCTTGAGCACCCCGGTCGATCCGGCCGTGGCGTACAAGATCGAGGATGGCAAGGTGTATGTCTCCCGCGTTGATGATTCCCGCCAGGCGCGCGGCCAGCACGGTCTTCGTCGGACCCTGCTCGCCAACTGCGTGGACGGCGTGACCAAGGGCTTTGCCAAGACCCTGGAAGTCATCGGCGTCGGATACAAGGTGTCCGTGCAGGGCAAGAAAGTCGTTCTGGCCGTCGGGTATTCCCACCCGGTGGAGTTCGACCTGCCCGCCGGTCTGGAGGCCAAGGTGGAAGGCGCCAAGCTGACCATCGAGGGCACCGACAAGCAGCTTGTCGGTGAAATTGCGGCCCAGATTCGTCGTGTGCGTCCGCCCGAACCCTACAAGGGCAAGGGCATCAAGTACCTCGACGAGATCATCCGCCGCAAGGCCGGTAAGTCCGGTTCCAAGTAGGGGTAATAGTCATGAGCAAAAGCAAGAATGCACAGCGGCTTCTTCGCAAGCCCCGCATCAGAAAGAAGATCTCCGGTACCGAAGCCCGGCCCCGCCTGGTCGTCTATCGCTCCAACCAGCATCTCTATGCCCAGTTGGTCGACGACGTGAACGGCGTGACCCTGGCCTCCGCCAGCACCCAGGTGCTGAACAAGGACGGCGAGGCGCTGAAGTCCAACAAGGACTCGGCCGCCAAGGTCGGCAAGGCCATTGCCGAAGCCGCCAAGGCCAAGCAGATCGAGACCTGCGTCTTCGACCGGAACGGATATATCTATCACGGCAAGATCAAAGCCCTTGCCGACGGCGCCCGTGAAGGCGGGCTGAAATTCTAGTCACCAGGAAAGTAAAATGGAACAGAATGAAAGTGGATTGATTGAAAAAATCGTCTACCTCAATCGCGTCGCCAAGGTTGTCAAGGGTGGCCGCCGTTTCAGCTTCAGCTGCCTGGTGGTCGTCGGTGACGGTGAAGGGGGAGTCGGTTGCGGCCTGGGTAAGGCCAACGAGGTGCCGGAAGCCATTCGCAAGGCGAGTGAGCGCGCCAAGAAGAACATGATCAATGTTCCTCTGCTGGACGGCACCCTCCCGTATGAGGTTCTGGGACGCTACGGCGCGGGCCGCGTCATGCTCAAGCCCGCCAGCCGAGGCACCGGCATCATCGCCGGCGGTCCCGTTCGTGCGATCATGGAGGCCGTGGGCGTCAATGACATCCTGACCAAGGCCATCGGCACCAACAACCCGCACAACGTGTTGCGTGCCACCATGGCCGGATTGGAGTCCCTGCGGAGCGCGGAAGAGGTTTCGGCCCTGCGCGGCGTCTCGGTCTCCACTCCCAGAAAGTAGAAGGATATCGCCGTGATTAAAGTCAAGCAGATCAAAAGCAAGATTGCCTGCAAGCCCGACCAGGTCAAAACCCTGGAAGCCCTGGGCCTGCGCAGGATCAATCAGGTCAAAGAGCACGATGACAATCCCGTCATCCGCGGAATGATCTACAAGGTCAGACACCTGGTGGAGGTTACCGAATCATGAGACTTCATGAACTCTACGCCTTCC
Proteins encoded:
- the rpsE gene encoding 30S ribosomal protein S5 yields the protein MEQNESGLIEKIVYLNRVAKVVKGGRRFSFSCLVVVGDGEGGVGCGLGKANEVPEAIRKASERAKKNMINVPLLDGTLPYEVLGRYGAGRVMLKPASRGTGIIAGGPVRAIMEAVGVNDILTKAIGTNNPHNVLRATMAGLESLRSAEEVSALRGVSVSTPRK
- the rplN gene encoding 50S ribosomal protein L14, with translation MIQVESNLDVADNSGAKKVACIKVLGGSKRRYASVGDIIVVSVKEAMPHSKVKKGSVMKAVVVRTKKELGRPDGSFIKFDNNSAVLLNNNMEPVGTRIFGPVARELRAAGFMKIVSLAPEVL
- the rpsQ gene encoding 30S ribosomal protein S17, which codes for MAEFKYQGNKRLLTGLVISDKGDKTIVVRVETLVKHPLLKKYIRRRKKFMAHDPANDCGVGDTVQIVESRPMSKRKRWHLVKILEKAV
- the rplF gene encoding 50S ribosomal protein L6 gives rise to the protein MSRIGKNPIDIPAGVEVSVGASEIQVKGPKGTLSTPVDPAVAYKIEDGKVYVSRVDDSRQARGQHGLRRTLLANCVDGVTKGFAKTLEVIGVGYKVSVQGKKVVLAVGYSHPVEFDLPAGLEAKVEGAKLTIEGTDKQLVGEIAAQIRRVRPPEPYKGKGIKYLDEIIRRKAGKSGSK
- the rplE gene encoding 50S ribosomal protein L5; translation: MTRLEKLYNEKVVPELQKEYGYTSSMEIPRMTKISLNIGLGAASQNSKLIEAAVEELTAIAGQKAVVTLAKKSIAQFKLREGQPVGCRVTLRDDAMWDFYDKLVSFALPRVRDFRGIPDRGFDGRGNFTLGIKEHTIFPELDIDRVELVKGMNVTVTTTAKTDKEGKTLLDLLGMPFKK
- the rplR gene encoding 50S ribosomal protein L18, which codes for MSKSKNAQRLLRKPRIRKKISGTEARPRLVVYRSNQHLYAQLVDDVNGVTLASASTQVLNKDGEALKSNKDSAAKVGKAIAEAAKAKQIETCVFDRNGYIYHGKIKALADGAREGGLKF
- the rpsH gene encoding 30S ribosomal protein S8 is translated as MAVVDPVADMLTRIRNAYGAYHTAVAVPTSKMKSSIAGILKEEGYIADYAVEDRDISITLKYADGKPLITGLKKVSKPGRRVYVGASDIPRVQNGIGICIVSTSKGLLEGAKAKEANVGGELLCEIW
- a CDS encoding type Z 30S ribosomal protein S14, translated to MAKTSLRVKASRKPKFKVRAYNRCPICGRPRAFLRRYGICRICFRNKALAGELPGVRKASW
- the rplX gene encoding 50S ribosomal protein L24: MKTKIRKDDKVMVIAGKDKGKVGKVLKILKKQDKVLVEKVNMVQRHTKANPYAQQPGGIIEKEAPIHVSNVAIVCDACTKPTRVGYKKTEDGKKVRFCKKCNETFK
- the rplP gene encoding 50S ribosomal protein L16, with the translated sequence MLAPKRVKFRKWQKGRLRGKAQRGNMVSFGDIGLKALEHGKITNQQIESARVAIMRHIKRGGKVWIRIFPDHPTTSKPAEVRQGKGKGAPDGWVAPVKPGRIMYEVKGVDIELAKEALKRASYKLPIKTAIVVKEGL
- the rpsC gene encoding 30S ribosomal protein S3 — translated: MGQKVHPYGFRLGYNKNWLSRWYSKKDYPAFVFQDDQVRKFVKKKLYQAGVSRIEIERAGGKIRLIIHTARPGIVIGRKGVEIEKLREELRGKFQTEFTIEVNEIRRPEVEAQLVAENIAQQLERRIAFRRAMKRTVGLARKFGAEGIKVACAGRLAGAEIARGEWYRDGRVPLHTLRADIDYGFAEAATTYGVIGVKVWIFKGEILDKEVQQ
- the rpmD gene encoding 50S ribosomal protein L30 → MIKVKQIKSKIACKPDQVKTLEALGLRRINQVKEHDDNPVIRGMIYKVRHLVEVTES
- the rpmC gene encoding 50S ribosomal protein L29, giving the protein MTSKELRELDDAKLAEKLNESRHELFSMRFKHATAQLENTQALSGVKKTIARILTIQRERQGA